The Sparus aurata chromosome 10, fSpaAur1.1, whole genome shotgun sequence genome includes the window TTTTCTCCAATCTTTCTTACATGCTGTTTGGCCAGAATAAATATGTGAGTGTAAATACAAACCATTAcagtgcagggaaagaaaatgcAGATAGTACTGCCCAAGATTCTCCAAACTGGGTTAGAATAAACTAAACAAGCACCAAGGCACGTTATTGATGCCATTAAATCTTCTAAACCTGCCTCATTGGCCTTTGAATAAAGTATTCCAAAAGAGTAGACAGCAGCCAGTGCCCAGCTGACACATAACATCATCACAGCCACTGTAATTGTAATTTTTCTAGAATAATGCAGAGGATTACATATTGCTTGATGTCTGTCAACAGCAATGCAAATTAGGTGGAAGATAGAAGCAATGATGAGAAACAACTCAAAACTGGCATGCAGTTGACAGAATGTAtcaccatagaaccagcagccATGAACAGTCCGTGTAGCGCTGAAGGGCATCACAATAACACCCACTAGTAGATCAACCAGAGCAAGAGATAAAATGAGCACATTGGTAGGACTATGCAACTGTTTGAAATGACATATTGATAAGATGACAGAAGAGTTCCCTAAAATGGTAACCAGCATGCCCGAAACAAACACCCAATAGAGGACAAAATTAATACCCAAACCG containing:
- the LOC115590394 gene encoding trace amine-associated receptor 13c-like — encoded protein: MTHESLPPELLMYCAPGSNASCVVIQNGLGINFVLYWVFVSGMLVTILGNSSVILSICHFKQLHSPTNVLILSLALVDLLVGVIVMPFSATRTVHGCWFYGDTFCQLHASFELFLIIASIFHLICIAVDRHQAICNPLHYSRKITITVAVMMLCVSWALAAVYSFGILYSKANEAGLEDLMASITCLGACLVYSNPVWRILGSTICIFFPCTVMVCIYTHIFILAKQHVRKIGEKNNCSHDRGKGGFVKKSECKAAKTLSIVLGVFIFCWMPLFAVSIIDPLIGYSTSAFLLEVLTWLAYFNSACNPIIYALFYPSFKKCFHCIITLKIFSPNSSTMNLSVK